The Mytilus edulis chromosome 12, xbMytEdul2.2, whole genome shotgun sequence genome contains a region encoding:
- the LOC139499533 gene encoding uncharacterized protein, which produces MMADTLATIPPMVIGGSIITTVSFILHIIGFSTTYWYKIGDVVHMGLWKSCIQLNGVEVCKNFADAPERDAQLAAAGVMESLALVAFVAALVCAFLKMFVLKEKGIMFVVTGLLNFIAGGLALIGTVVFATISSGGITLDSSNFHYSFGLCIVGGIGGIFTGIVFMLAWRWVRS; this is translated from the exons ATGATGGCGGATACCTTAGCTACTATACCACCGATGGTTATTGGGGGAAGTATTATTACCACTGTATCATTCATTCTGCATATAATAGGATTTTCAACAACATATTGGTATAAAATTGGAGATGTTGTTCATATGGGATTATGGAAATCTTGTATTCAATTAAATGGAGTAGAAGTGTGTAAAAATTTTGCAg ATGCACCAGAACGGGACGCCCAACTCGCAGCTGCAGGCGTTATGGAAAGCTTAGCACTGGTAGCCTTCGTTGCAGCTTTGGTATGTGCTTTCCTTAAGATGTTTGTACTCAAGGAAAAAGGAATTATGTTTGTTGTTACTGGCTTACTTAACTTTATTGCAG GAGGACTTGCCTTGATCGGAACAGTAGTCTTCGCAACAATTTCTTCTGGTGGTATTACGTTGGATTCTTCCAACTTTCACTACTCATTTGGGCTTTGTATTGTAGGTGGAATCGGAGGAATTTTTACGGGAATTGTATTCATGCTGGCATGGCGTTGGGTGAGAAGCTAA
- the LOC139499534 gene encoding peripheral myelin protein 22-like, protein MSVSLAEVPPMVIGGSIISVVSLIFHIIGFSTTYWYIIKNVVGVKIGHVGLWQECGPAYGRELCFDITGGQFAQFKATEALECLALVAFVAAVICAFLKMFVLKERGILFVVTGLLNLIAGVIALIGVIVFSTISRGGHMLDASNFHYSFWLCIVGGFGGMFSGIIFILAWRWVRN, encoded by the exons ATGTCGGTATCTTTAGCCGAAGTTCCACCTATGGTAATTGGAGGGAGTATAATAAGTGTTGTATCCTTGATTTTTCATATTATAGGATTTTCAACAACATATTGGTACATAATAAAGAATGTAGTAGGTGTCAAAATTGGTCATGTTGGACTATGGCAAGAATGTGGTCCAGCATATGGAAGGGAACTATGTTTTGACATCACAg GTGGACAATTCGCCCAATTCAAAGCCACTGAAGCTCTGGAATGTCTTGCACTAGTAGCCTTTGTAGCAGCGGTAATATGTGCTTTTCTCAAGATGTTTGTATTGAAGGAAAGAGGGATACTGTTTGTGGTTACAGGCTTACTCAACTTGATAGCAG GAGTAATTGCCTTGATCGGGGTTATTGTCTTCTCTACAATTTCAAGAGGTGGACACATGCTGGATGCTTCCAATTTTCACTACTCGTTTTGGTTATGCATTGTGGGTGGATTCGGAGGGATGTTCTCTGGTATCATATTCATCCTAGCATGGAGATGGGTGAGAAATTAA